From a region of the Triticum aestivum cultivar Chinese Spring chromosome 7D, IWGSC CS RefSeq v2.1, whole genome shotgun sequence genome:
- the LOC123163849 gene encoding polyadenylate-binding protein-interacting protein 11 isoform X3: MAVVETSADHVAPAASDHGAAPYRASSEGGDAGEREMRDLEELLSKLNPMAEEFVPPSLAAHPMPPPPYAGYYPNGPPAAGFAPVASPGHRGVVGFPAADGRGRKKFGGYGGGYPHGGKRRVNSRTSQAQRDEVIRRTVYVSDIDHQVTEEQLAALFINVGQVVDCRMCGDPNSVLRFAFIEFTDEEGARAALNLSGTVLGYYPVRVLPSKTAIAPVNPTFLPRSDDEREMCARTIYCTNIDKKADVKLFFESICGEVYRLRLLGDYQHNTRIAFVEFVMAESATAALNCSGVILGSLPIRVSPSKTPVRPRAPRPMN, encoded by the exons ATGGCCGTAGTCGAGACCTCCGCCGACCacgtcgcccccgccgcctccgACCACGGCGCCGCGCCGTACCGTGCCTCGTCGGAGGGGGGCGACGCGGGGGAGCGCGAGATGCGGGATCTGGAGGAGCTCCTCTCCAAGCTCAACCCCATGGCGGAGGAGTTCGTCCCGCCCTCGCTCGCCGCGCACCCCATGCCGCCGCCCCCCTACGCCGGCTACTACCCCAACGGCCCACCCGCAGCCGGCTTCGCGCCGGTCGCCTCGCCGGGCCACCGCGGGGTCGTtggcttccccgccgccgacggcCGCGGCAGG AAGAAGTTTGGAGGGTACGGCGGCGGCTACCCCCACGGCGGCAAGCGGCGGGTCAACAGCCGCACCAGCCAGGCGCAGCGCGACGAGGTGATCCGCCGGACGGTCTACGTCTCCGACATCGATCATCAG GTCACCGAAGAGCAACTGGCAGCACTATTTATCAACGTAGGGCAG GTTGTGGACTGCCGGATGTGTGGGGATCCAAATTCAGTTCTTCGTTTTGCTTTCATAGAGTTTACTGATGAGG AGGGTGCAAGGGCTGCTCTAAATCTGTCAGGAACTGTGCTTGGATATTATCCTGTGAGGGTTCTGCCATCAAAAACTGCAATTGCACCAGTCAATCCAACGTTCCTGCCCAGG TCTGATGATGAGCGTGAGATGTGTGCAAGGACCATCTACTGCacaaacatcgacaagaag GCAGATGTGAAACTGTTCTTCGAGTCAATTTGTGGAGAG GTCTATCGGCTGAGGTTGCTTGGGGACTACCAGCATAATACTCGCATTGCCTTTGTGGAGTTTGTTATG GCTGAAAGTGCTACAGCTGCTCTCAACTGCAGTGGTGTTATACTGGGTTCCCTGCCAATAAG GGTGAGTCCATCTAAGACTCCCGTTCGTCCCCGTGCTCCTCGGCCAATGAACTAG
- the LOC123163849 gene encoding polyadenylate-binding protein-interacting protein 11 isoform X2: MAVVETSADHVAPAASDHGAAPYRASSEGGDAGEREMRDLEELLSKLNPMAEEFVPPSLAAHPMPPPPYAGYYPNGPPAAGFAPVASPGHRGVVGFPAADGRGRKKFGGYGGGYPHGGKRRVNSRTSQAQRDEVIRRTVYVSDIDHQVTEEQLAALFINVVDCRMCGDPNSVLRFAFIEFTDEEGARAALNLSGTVLGYYPVRVLPSKTAIAPVNPTFLPRSDDEREMCARTIYCTNIDKKVSQADVKLFFESICGEVYRLRLLGDYQHNTRIAFVEFVMAESATAALNCSGVILGSLPIRVSPSKTPVRPRAPRPMN, from the exons ATGGCCGTAGTCGAGACCTCCGCCGACCacgtcgcccccgccgcctccgACCACGGCGCCGCGCCGTACCGTGCCTCGTCGGAGGGGGGCGACGCGGGGGAGCGCGAGATGCGGGATCTGGAGGAGCTCCTCTCCAAGCTCAACCCCATGGCGGAGGAGTTCGTCCCGCCCTCGCTCGCCGCGCACCCCATGCCGCCGCCCCCCTACGCCGGCTACTACCCCAACGGCCCACCCGCAGCCGGCTTCGCGCCGGTCGCCTCGCCGGGCCACCGCGGGGTCGTtggcttccccgccgccgacggcCGCGGCAGG AAGAAGTTTGGAGGGTACGGCGGCGGCTACCCCCACGGCGGCAAGCGGCGGGTCAACAGCCGCACCAGCCAGGCGCAGCGCGACGAGGTGATCCGCCGGACGGTCTACGTCTCCGACATCGATCATCAG GTCACCGAAGAGCAACTGGCAGCACTATTTATCAAC GTTGTGGACTGCCGGATGTGTGGGGATCCAAATTCAGTTCTTCGTTTTGCTTTCATAGAGTTTACTGATGAGG AGGGTGCAAGGGCTGCTCTAAATCTGTCAGGAACTGTGCTTGGATATTATCCTGTGAGGGTTCTGCCATCAAAAACTGCAATTGCACCAGTCAATCCAACGTTCCTGCCCAGG TCTGATGATGAGCGTGAGATGTGTGCAAGGACCATCTACTGCacaaacatcgacaagaag GTCTCTCAGGCAGATGTGAAACTGTTCTTCGAGTCAATTTGTGGAGAG GTCTATCGGCTGAGGTTGCTTGGGGACTACCAGCATAATACTCGCATTGCCTTTGTGGAGTTTGTTATG GCTGAAAGTGCTACAGCTGCTCTCAACTGCAGTGGTGTTATACTGGGTTCCCTGCCAATAAG GGTGAGTCCATCTAAGACTCCCGTTCGTCCCCGTGCTCCTCGGCCAATGAACTAG
- the LOC123163849 gene encoding polyadenylate-binding protein-interacting protein 11 isoform X1, translated as MAVVETSADHVAPAASDHGAAPYRASSEGGDAGEREMRDLEELLSKLNPMAEEFVPPSLAAHPMPPPPYAGYYPNGPPAAGFAPVASPGHRGVVGFPAADGRGRKKFGGYGGGYPHGGKRRVNSRTSQAQRDEVIRRTVYVSDIDHQVTEEQLAALFINVGQVVDCRMCGDPNSVLRFAFIEFTDEEGARAALNLSGTVLGYYPVRVLPSKTAIAPVNPTFLPRSDDEREMCARTIYCTNIDKKVSQADVKLFFESICGEVYRLRLLGDYQHNTRIAFVEFVMAESATAALNCSGVILGSLPIRVSPSKTPVRPRAPRPMN; from the exons ATGGCCGTAGTCGAGACCTCCGCCGACCacgtcgcccccgccgcctccgACCACGGCGCCGCGCCGTACCGTGCCTCGTCGGAGGGGGGCGACGCGGGGGAGCGCGAGATGCGGGATCTGGAGGAGCTCCTCTCCAAGCTCAACCCCATGGCGGAGGAGTTCGTCCCGCCCTCGCTCGCCGCGCACCCCATGCCGCCGCCCCCCTACGCCGGCTACTACCCCAACGGCCCACCCGCAGCCGGCTTCGCGCCGGTCGCCTCGCCGGGCCACCGCGGGGTCGTtggcttccccgccgccgacggcCGCGGCAGG AAGAAGTTTGGAGGGTACGGCGGCGGCTACCCCCACGGCGGCAAGCGGCGGGTCAACAGCCGCACCAGCCAGGCGCAGCGCGACGAGGTGATCCGCCGGACGGTCTACGTCTCCGACATCGATCATCAG GTCACCGAAGAGCAACTGGCAGCACTATTTATCAACGTAGGGCAG GTTGTGGACTGCCGGATGTGTGGGGATCCAAATTCAGTTCTTCGTTTTGCTTTCATAGAGTTTACTGATGAGG AGGGTGCAAGGGCTGCTCTAAATCTGTCAGGAACTGTGCTTGGATATTATCCTGTGAGGGTTCTGCCATCAAAAACTGCAATTGCACCAGTCAATCCAACGTTCCTGCCCAGG TCTGATGATGAGCGTGAGATGTGTGCAAGGACCATCTACTGCacaaacatcgacaagaag GTCTCTCAGGCAGATGTGAAACTGTTCTTCGAGTCAATTTGTGGAGAG GTCTATCGGCTGAGGTTGCTTGGGGACTACCAGCATAATACTCGCATTGCCTTTGTGGAGTTTGTTATG GCTGAAAGTGCTACAGCTGCTCTCAACTGCAGTGGTGTTATACTGGGTTCCCTGCCAATAAG GGTGAGTCCATCTAAGACTCCCGTTCGTCCCCGTGCTCCTCGGCCAATGAACTAG